A region of Campylobacter sp. MIT 99-7217 DNA encodes the following proteins:
- a CDS encoding prohibitin family protein, producing MPADLNDYFNKKNGSNSGNKNSQPFGNFKAPEFNFKGFGKFAPAIYTAIILILLFVLARPFAIVNSGEMGIKVTTGEFDSKALGPGLHFFIPLFQKIIIVDTKVRQVTYASVEGVNESNLNRGSGVINKSSISVLDSRGLSVSIDVTVQYSLNEAVVPQTIATWNTNWEDKIIDPTVRDVVRSVVGKYTAEELPANRNAIASQINEDIGRIIANLPNKPVTLNSVQLREIVLPAGVKQQIELVQIAKQEAERAAQEAIKKATLAEGEANATIISSKGRADAARIEADAQAYANKEIANSLNNPLLNLKQIEVQGKFNEALKTNTDAKIFLTPGGAVPNIWVDTKDAKQQSAISR from the coding sequence ATGCCAGCGGATTTGAATGATTATTTTAACAAAAAAAATGGTTCTAACTCAGGAAATAAAAATTCTCAACCCTTTGGGAATTTTAAAGCTCCAGAGTTTAATTTTAAAGGCTTTGGTAAATTTGCTCCAGCAATTTACACGGCCATTATCTTGATACTTTTATTTGTCCTTGCAAGACCTTTTGCTATCGTTAATTCAGGGGAAATGGGTATAAAGGTAACTACAGGGGAGTTTGACTCTAAGGCTTTAGGACCTGGGCTACACTTTTTTATACCTCTTTTTCAAAAGATCATTATCGTAGATACTAAGGTGCGTCAAGTAACTTATGCTTCGGTTGAGGGCGTTAATGAGAGCAATCTTAACAGAGGCTCAGGCGTTATCAACAAAAGCTCTATATCAGTGCTTGATAGTCGTGGTCTTAGCGTATCTATCGATGTAACCGTGCAATACAGCCTTAATGAAGCTGTCGTGCCTCAAACCATAGCTACTTGGAACACAAACTGGGAAGATAAGATCATCGATCCAACCGTGCGTGATGTGGTGCGAAGTGTTGTCGGTAAATATACAGCTGAGGAACTTCCTGCAAACAGAAATGCCATAGCCTCACAAATCAACGAAGATATAGGAAGAATCATTGCTAATCTGCCAAATAAACCTGTTACTTTAAATTCGGTTCAATTAAGAGAAATCGTCCTTCCTGCTGGGGTAAAACAGCAAATCGAGCTTGTGCAAATCGCTAAGCAAGAAGCTGAAAGAGCAGCTCAAGAAGCTATCAAAAAAGCTACTTTAGCAGAAGGTGAGGCAAATGCAACGATCATCAGCTCAAAGGGTCGTGCTGATGCAGCAAGGATAGAAGCAGACGCACAAGCTTATGCAAACAAAGAGATCGCAAATTCTTTAAATAACCCCTTGCTTAATCTAAAACAAATCGAAGTTCAAGGTAAATTTAACGAGGCATTGAAAACAAATACCGATGCTAAAATTTTCCTAACTCCGGGTGGAGCTGTGCCAAATATATGGGTTGATACAAAGGACGCCAAGCAGCAAAGTGCGATAAGTCGCTAA
- a CDS encoding DUF2393 family protein: MQNFKEMFFFYTHHLYPVDFVFFFLVIFVFISVLLLVVFLRNRPIISMFIIVFDFVGCACLFYYGYHFIDDFVRKRQTAVVSQRVYNEDNFVIDFNITNLSKYNFSHCKIYTSLYHAQDENASSLKNFKNKYIPFKLKSKILDRNLSKGETRTQRVSFERFKGDGNFSIQLSSECF, from the coding sequence ATGCAAAATTTTAAAGAAATGTTTTTCTTTTATACACATCATTTGTATCCTGTGGATTTTGTATTTTTTTTCTTGGTGATTTTCGTTTTTATCAGTGTTTTACTACTTGTTGTTTTTTTAAGAAATCGCCCTATTATCTCAATGTTTATTATTGTTTTTGACTTTGTGGGTTGTGCTTGTTTGTTTTACTATGGCTATCATTTTATAGATGATTTTGTAAGAAAAAGGCAAACGGCTGTTGTTTCTCAAAGAGTGTATAATGAGGATAATTTTGTCATAGATTTTAATATCACTAATCTTTCAAAATATAATTTCTCGCATTGTAAAATATATACAAGCTTATATCATGCCCAAGATGAAAATGCTAGTTCTTTGAAAAATTTTAAAAATAAATATATTCCTTTTAAGCTTAAAAGTAAAATTCTTGATAGAAATTTAAGTAAGGGAGAAACAAGGACTCAAAGAGTGAGTTTTGAGCGTTTTAAAGGCGATGGTAATTTTTCTATACAACTTAGTAGCGAGTGTTTTTAA
- a CDS encoding DUF2393 family protein — translation MSIFHIVVCVVCIIAFCFLNVLIYLKTKKLQTAIACYSINALWTAILIYSLFLTINQYIKQASLSELRFARNLRTESIVISGRVTNLTEHPLNKCFLELTIVDKRGSSNEIFNPNAKNVPKSRTPGKVSYNIQIVTSLPGNTYKKFSVQVPYPPSFVSAEFYHILNCI, via the coding sequence ATGTCTATCTTTCATATCGTTGTTTGTGTTGTTTGTATCATTGCTTTTTGCTTCCTTAATGTCCTTATTTATCTTAAGACAAAAAAGCTTCAAACGGCTATAGCGTGTTATTCGATAAATGCTTTATGGACGGCTATATTGATTTATTCTTTATTTTTGACAATCAACCAATACATAAAACAAGCTAGCCTTTCTGAACTTCGCTTTGCTAGAAATTTACGCACTGAAAGTATAGTGATCTCAGGAAGAGTAACAAATCTTACAGAACACCCTTTAAATAAATGTTTTTTAGAGCTTACCATAGTCGATAAAAGGGGGAGTTCTAATGAAATTTTTAACCCAAATGCTAAAAATGTTCCTAAAAGTAGGACACCCGGAAAGGTTTCTTATAATATCCAAATCGTAACTTCTCTACCCGGAAATACTTATAAAAAATTTTCCGTGCAAGTTCCATATCCTCCAAGTTTTGTAAGTGCCGAGTTTTATCATATTTTAAACTGCATTTAA